In one Nostoc sp. KVJ3 genomic region, the following are encoded:
- a CDS encoding PA14 domain-containing protein, producing MADLQNQGLTQSKKLLSTTASSIVAPSPLESSTQSSITSSASASAIAQGDGLKGEYYDNIDFTNLKQTRIDPTVNFNWGLNSPDPSIGADTFSVRWTGQVQAKYSEAYTFYTTTDDGVRLFVNGQQIINRFADQSATEASGTINLLAGQKYDIKLEYYDNTYYAVSQLAWSSTSQTKQIIPESQLYSNVSVPATGTGTGLKGEYYDNIDFTNLKQTRIDPTVNFNWGLNSPDPSIGADTFSVRWTGQVQAKYSEAYTFYTTTDDGVRLFVNGQQIINRFADQSATEASGTINLLAGQKYDIKLEYYDNTYYAVSQLAWSSTSQTKQIIPESQLYSNVSVPATGTGTGLKGEYYDNIDFTNLKQTRIDPTVNFNWGLNSPDPSIGADTFSVRWTGQVQAKYSEAYTFYTTTDDGVRLFVNGQQIINRFADQSATEASGTINLLAGQKYDIKLEYYDNTYYAVSQLAWSSTSQTKQIIPESQLYSPDIPTTITLGSSSTTVNEGAGNVNITLLRSGDLSGTSSIKYATIAGTATAGVDYGSEGTESAGTLIFAPGESSRQVSIPIIDDSLAEPDESFNFVIDQAGGATLGVQRTIGITIQDNDRSSLDFTKPVVNEGDGTATVTVTRGNALGTASLNYATQDGTAKAGSDYQAVSGTLAFAAGQASKTIVIPIINDTVGESNEAFTLNFSNAVGVQLNTQQTTITIIDNDSGNFVLETVASGLIQPTAFDSTSDGKQMFIAQKNGVVRVLNNGTLLATPFIDISKQVNDTRDRGLLGIAVHPDFGKNPNGNNYVYLLYTYDPPETDPNNPKNNPNSTLDDADQNGNRTAQLIRVTADAKTNYTTAIAGSQVVLLGTNATWDNISHPDGNSTDVSLGYAPSGIINKDTGKRFTSLQDYLNNLDKVQDVQNFIANDSESHSVGSIRFGTDGSLFVSLGDGTSYNGIDPRAIRVQDLNNLSGKILRIDAITGQGLSSNPFYNGDPNSNRSKVYNYGLRNPFRFTIDQKTNTPVIGDVGFATWEEVNVGKPGADFGWPFYEGGLDGNGNTVSLKQPSYANLDAAKAFYSSGTTVTAPVYTYKHFGSNSIVVGDFYTGDTFPSIYQGALFVGDFSQGTIDALTFDSQGKVVSVKRFASQTDRPNLGLPTQITTGKDGNLYYANLTGGEIDRFRPV from the coding sequence ATGGCTGATTTACAGAATCAAGGTCTTACTCAATCTAAAAAGTTGTTGTCAACAACTGCAAGTTCAATAGTTGCTCCATCACCTCTGGAAAGCAGTACACAATCAAGTATTACCTCTAGCGCTAGCGCCAGCGCGATCGCTCAGGGAGATGGACTCAAAGGAGAGTATTACGACAATATCGACTTCACCAACCTAAAGCAAACTCGCATAGATCCGACAGTTAACTTTAATTGGGGTCTTAATTCTCCAGATCCATCTATAGGTGCAGATACCTTCTCAGTGCGTTGGACAGGTCAAGTACAAGCTAAGTACAGTGAGGCTTACACCTTCTACACGACTACTGATGATGGTGTACGGCTATTTGTCAATGGTCAACAAATCATCAATCGCTTTGCCGATCAATCCGCTACAGAAGCTAGTGGTACAATCAACCTACTTGCAGGTCAAAAATACGACATTAAGCTTGAGTACTACGATAATACGTATTACGCTGTTTCCCAACTAGCTTGGTCAAGTACTTCTCAGACAAAGCAAATCATTCCTGAGTCCCAACTTTATAGTAATGTCAGCGTACCTGCTACTGGCACAGGTACAGGACTCAAAGGAGAGTATTATGACAATATCGACTTCACCAACCTAAAGCAAACTCGCATAGATCCGACAGTTAACTTTAATTGGGGTCTTAATTCTCCAGATCCATCTATAGGTGCAGATACCTTCTCAGTGCGTTGGACAGGTCAAGTACAAGCTAAGTACAGTGAGGCTTACACCTTCTACACGACTACTGATGATGGTGTACGGCTATTTGTCAATGGTCAACAAATCATCAATCGCTTTGCCGATCAATCCGCTACAGAAGCTAGTGGTACAATCAACCTACTTGCAGGTCAAAAATACGACATTAAGCTTGAGTACTACGATAATACGTATTACGCTGTTTCCCAACTAGCTTGGTCAAGTACTTCTCAGACAAAGCAAATCATTCCTGAGTCCCAACTTTATAGTAATGTCAGCGTACCTGCTACTGGTACAGGTACAGGACTCAAAGGAGAGTATTACGACAATATCGACTTCACCAACCTAAAGCAAACTCGCATAGATCCGACAGTTAACTTTAATTGGGGTCTTAATTCTCCAGATCCATCTATAGGTGCAGATACCTTCTCAGTGCGTTGGACAGGTCAAGTACAAGCTAAGTACAGTGAGGCTTACACCTTCTACACGACTACTGATGATGGTGTACGGCTATTTGTCAATGGTCAACAAATCATCAATCGCTTTGCCGATCAATCCGCTACAGAAGCTAGTGGTACAATCAACCTACTTGCAGGTCAAAAATACGACATTAAGCTTGAGTACTACGATAATACGTATTACGCTGTTTCCCAACTAGCTTGGTCAAGTACTTCTCAGACAAAGCAAATCATTCCTGAGTCTCAACTTTATTCACCAGATATTCCGACCACCATCACATTAGGATCATCTTCCACGACTGTGAACGAAGGTGCTGGTAATGTTAATATCACCCTGCTCAGAAGTGGTGATTTAAGCGGTACATCTTCTATCAAGTATGCAACCATAGCTGGTACTGCTACAGCAGGAGTTGACTACGGAAGTGAAGGCACTGAAAGCGCTGGAACACTGATTTTTGCACCGGGAGAAAGCAGTAGACAAGTATCCATTCCGATCATTGACGATTCCTTAGCAGAACCAGATGAAAGTTTTAATTTCGTCATCGATCAGGCCGGGGGAGCAACATTAGGAGTTCAAAGAACTATTGGAATTACGATTCAAGATAACGATCGCTCCAGCCTCGATTTCACTAAGCCAGTAGTTAATGAGGGTGACGGTACTGCAACGGTGACAGTTACACGGGGTAACGCCTTGGGGACTGCTAGTTTGAACTATGCAACCCAAGATGGGACTGCTAAAGCAGGATCTGACTACCAGGCTGTATCTGGAACCTTAGCCTTTGCAGCAGGACAAGCCAGCAAGACCATTGTTATCCCCATTATTAATGACACCGTTGGGGAATCAAATGAAGCATTTACTTTGAACTTCAGTAACGCAGTTGGAGTGCAACTAAATACTCAACAGACAACTATCACTATTATCGATAATGACTCTGGTAACTTTGTTTTAGAGACGGTAGCTTCTGGTTTGATTCAACCTACAGCTTTTGACTCGACATCTGACGGTAAGCAAATGTTCATTGCCCAGAAAAATGGGGTAGTGCGAGTGTTGAATAACGGCACATTATTAGCAACACCATTTATCGATATTTCTAAACAAGTTAATGATACGCGCGATCGCGGTTTGTTAGGCATTGCTGTACATCCAGATTTTGGCAAAAATCCAAACGGTAACAACTACGTTTACCTCTTGTATACCTACGATCCACCAGAAACCGATCCAAACAATCCTAAAAACAATCCCAATAGCACATTAGACGATGCCGATCAGAACGGGAATCGGACTGCACAACTAATTCGGGTAACAGCCGATGCCAAGACTAATTACACTACTGCCATTGCTGGCAGCCAAGTTGTGCTGCTAGGTACTAATGCCACTTGGGATAATATCAGCCACCCAGATGGAAATAGCACAGATGTCTCACTTGGCTACGCACCATCAGGAATTATCAACAAAGATACTGGTAAACGGTTTACTAGCTTGCAGGATTATCTGAATAATCTCGATAAAGTCCAAGATGTCCAGAATTTTATAGCCAACGATAGTGAATCTCATTCAGTTGGTTCTATCCGCTTTGGTACAGATGGTTCTCTGTTTGTCAGCTTAGGAGATGGCACTTCCTACAATGGGATAGACCCCCGAGCAATTCGCGTTCAGGATCTGAATAACCTATCCGGCAAGATCCTACGGATTGATGCGATTACTGGTCAAGGCTTATCAAGTAATCCTTTCTACAACGGTGATCCCAATAGCAATCGCTCCAAAGTCTATAACTACGGTCTGCGTAACCCCTTCCGCTTTACAATCGATCAGAAGACTAATACCCCTGTTATTGGTGACGTTGGATTTGCTACTTGGGAAGAGGTCAATGTCGGAAAACCAGGAGCTGACTTTGGTTGGCCGTTCTATGAAGGTGGACTTGATGGAAATGGCAATACCGTCAGCCTAAAACAACCAAGTTATGCCAATCTAGATGCAGCAAAAGCATTCTATAGTAGTGGTACAACTGTGACAGCACCAGTTTACACTTACAAGCATTTTGGTTCCAATTCGATTGTTGTGGGTGACTTTTATACAGGTGATACTTTCCCTTCAATCTATCAAGGTGCTTTATTTGTTGGTGATTTCAGTCAAGGAACTATCGATGCTTTGACATTCGATAGTCAGGGTAAAGTTGTCTCAGTTAAGCGGTTTGCTTCCCAGACAGACAGACCAAATCTAGGACTACCTACACAAATCACTACTGGCAAAGATGGCAATCTGTACTATGCAAACTTGACCGGAGGTGAGATCGATCGCTTCCGACCTGTTTAG